DNA from Rhinatrema bivittatum chromosome 16, aRhiBiv1.1, whole genome shotgun sequence:
ggtgctttcacaggTGTTAAagccgttttcgcatgcgttaaaggggcTTAAAGCTTGAGAAAATGCCTTAatacatgcaaaaacgccttataccaatttgataaatgaccctgtaagtcagATAGCTAGACCTGAAgagctttttagacttatctggctaagtagtagcTTTGCTGctacctattttatttatttatttatttgtgtgcttttatataccgacgtttggAGAAgtccttcactccagtttacagttataacaacgaaatacagtaaacaataacaGGCATCTTGAGCATTGGAAACATCATGATGCAGTAAGGAAAAAGTCGTAATTTGTCTAAAGAAGTGCCACTTTCaagatttagccggataaatagtgCAAACAACTGCTATGCTCACATATTTTTATATGTCTAACTTTAAAATATACGTGTAGatattttacctgcataatttatatgcatttatttttcataggttgggttttatgcatgtaagtcaggAGATATTCGAACATGTGTGTGGCAAGAAAATTACcatttttaccaattagtctaccagttcgacCAGTTTATTGGAAGATCATTGAGACCTTTCTGGACCATCAGCCTCAAttcccccatttctcccagaccCTGCTCCcaatcagtatttcacttttaagatgatTACTaccacttactccagatatagagcaggtgtaaatatatgagAGTAAGATGTCAaatctacatgtgtaaattgcttacaaaatagcaacttagatGCATAATTGTTGCCTTGCACTAGAATGCCACTAATCTGCCAGTTTTAATATCTGCAAATTTACTCGCAAACACTTAAGCATAtattttgagatttataaaataggataTTCGCGATTATATATTATTTACACGTGTATGTACTTATCTTCATGCattcaacttttgaaaattcacctttaaggggtCAAATTGCACTTCTCCCACTGGCAGACCATGCAAATTTGGGCAAGTCAGGCATTTACTTAGATTTTAAGTTCTTAGGGGTATGGACTGAAGGCCTGCACACTTATTAAAACTGTGCTGTGTTGTAGATATCTAGTAATGCTAATAATGCtacaaaaatgtttcaaaagtTGTATGCATGAAaataagcccctgaagcaggcgcattcgttgcgccgaaacattgtcaatgtcgggcaaGCGGGAGGATAGCAGACAACTGACAGCGAGCGCAATATAAATATCGGTACAAATAATGAGaacacaaacaaaaaagataAGTAATTCTATCACGCAAATTCACTTAATAGAAGGGTGTTATTTTTAAGAACAAATTTTATTGGGTGTTATATTCTAAAAGCAAAAAgggataaaagtaaaaataaaaaaaacatttgaacgCTCTCAGGGGAAATGGTAGATGACGCGATCTAGCAGTGCCgatacatgagaagggttgtagccctgtatagggcaagagcctgtgagactgtgagcactTTTTCTGATACCATCCCTGGAGAGTTTGTTTGATAAACAATAAAGTTTAAGTTATTGCTTTTTAGCAAATATCCTCAAAGATACCAaataatttcttattttattgaaaataagTACATacatgtctcactttgaatgtcaaagtggcccctaacccctacagtaatacctaaacctcacctcgagttactaggtgggcctcccatagagatataaatgccagtctagcatgagggcattatggctagtctctctctctctctctctctcaaaaaaaggACTCACTGTCATGGTGCTAGAATGGAATCATGGGGGAAAAACACACTTCATTGGGGATCCAATGAAGGAAATGCTGTAATAGCTTCATTTTAAGGGATGTGCAAAAACCGTAGAGTTTCCCACATTTGTCAATTTCTCACTTTTATCTTAAATTCAAAAATTGTGTTCTCCCTaatcattattttttaaataaactaatGGTTTTCAAAAAATTTACACTTgtagaaatgattttttttttactttaaaaaactttttaaaaaaacctttaaaactttaaaaagttttagaaaaactaacaatttttttaatcatttacaaaCATGAACACTCCTATATATCAACAGGAGACAAACAAGTCCAAAAAATTAGAACAATTCTTTAAAATGGAGTGAAAGTCTGTGACACAAATGAAAGCTCGCTTtaaaccaattttgaaaaaaaaaataaaaactcactcaaaatgaaaaacagaatggGGCAAACAACCAAAGAGGCAGGAGTAAAACTGAGATTCAGCTGGCAGAAGTCAGGAGAAGCAAGACTTGCACTCAggattcaggaaaaaaaaaacatccactTAGACGTAGCTGAACAAGGCCACAGTACCAGAAGTGTCACATTTTAAGAACCCTAAGTGGGTCACACCAAAGCTGTTGGAGAAATACCTTGGAGCTTCTCCTGCTGAACTGTGGGGGCAGCCGTGAATTTATCACTGTCATGGTGCTAGAAATAAATACCTGGAGAAAACCATGAGCAGCCCACTTCCATGGGGATCTCAGGAAATGCCGTATAGCTTCATTTTAAGGGCTGTGCAAAAATTGTAGCACATCCCACATTTGGTGGCATTTTAGCACGGACATTACAATTTTACTGAAGCACAAACCTAAACATCTTGTGCTCATTTTTACCCCCTAATGCTCTTTATCTGTTGAGGCTAGGGGTTTTCAATCCCAGTTCTCGGGACCTACCCAGTCAGGCTATTTTGAGATATTCAGAATGAAATGGCATAAAGTACATTAGATTGTTATTTTCCCATAATAAGCAAATATATCACAGACTCATATCTATacatttggatatcctgaaaactagactggccGGTGGGTAAAGACTGGAGTTGAGAACCCACTGCCCTGATCCACTCTGTCATCTTTTCCACATTCACTTCTTCCTAATTTAGTGGTTAGATATCTGTCCTGGATTTTGTCTTTCCTTCTTGATATGAAACGTGTGGGGATTTTGGTTCCCCCTCCTCAGTAGAGCTCATGGAACTGCGTAGAGGAAAACTATTGCTCTTAATCACACTCTTTTTTTGATCATGAATATATGAATGAAGACAATTAGTTGAAATAAGCCTTCCTTTGGGAATGACAAACTGAGTATGATATCAGCTTTTGGGAATTAGACCTCGCCCTTACATATGAAGCACACATCTGGTCGTGCCGCTATTGAACAAAGCTTATGTTGCAAGGTAAGCAAATGCTTAACTCCACTTTTAAGGTGAAGCAGGGCTGTTGGACACATTTTTCATTCTTCTACTGGAAATGAAATCACGTCAATGACATACCTGGATCCATTTCAAGCGTTAAGAAGGATCTATTTAAGTTTCACCAAGAGCTAGAGAAGGTATGACTTAGATTGTTCCAATCACATGCAACATGGAGTTGAAAATCAAATAACCTTTAatacttccaaaaaaaaaaaatcaacataaaaaatatcaaaccGAATGTGGTCCACCAACACAGACTGTGTTTCACCCTAAGATCATCCTGGTAATAGCTTAAACAAAACTGTACACTTATAGAAGTGGCTCCTGAAACTCATTTGTTTATACATTATTTACTTTTAAGGGGAAGAGCACTCATTCATCCTTACAGCTTGGgtagttttgggggggatttcTTTATTTTCATCTAGTACTGTCTTCAGCACAAAGTTTGGCAACAAAGATACTCCAGTTCtgcttccctcttttttttttttcctccatgtTTTCGTCATCCCAGACAGCTCCCTGCTTTTCTTTTTAAGATCTCTTTCATCCTCCAGTAATGGAGGCTCTAACGGGTACTCTCCTTGTGACCAATTCTTCCACCggggctcttcctcctcccatcgACTCATGCACTCTTTCATTTGAGATCATTCTCTTCCCAGCTACTCCTCTAACATTCCGCATATCTAATGAATGTCTTTTCATTATGATGTCTTTACTATCCCACCATTTTTTCTCCTATGTCCTAACACAGGGAAGACATGTGCATGCCGTATCATTCTCTTTAGCTTTAATTCTAAGTTCCTCTAATGAagatcaatattttttttttttgctttcccaattctgtttttttttacttctgttaaacatttttctatattcTGTGATACACTTGCCTAGATATTTATATTCTTTAATATGTTCCAGATTCATTCCACCAGCATATATTATATGTTTCCCAAATGCATTTCAATAACCGATATTTACACCTCCACTATGTCCCTCATTCAGCAGTTGAAAGACTAGAAAAAAGATTCGCAAAACAAATTACATTGAGATCAGATGAAATGGGGGGTCCACTTGGGAGCTTgcgtcacagggagtgctgggtACCTGACTTCGAGAGATCCCAGTATGGGAATTCAAAAGAGTGCCAGCCTCCAGTATTTTGCTTCTAGATTTTCCACTGTAGGAATGAGCCAGAAGGACTGCTGCAGAAAAGCATTTGATTTCTAGAGCAGGGATGCTCAAACCGGTTCTGtggctccctcccacccccaccccccccaccacccccagtcagttgggtttttaacaaatccctaatgaatatacctgagatttatttgcatgcactacctcctgtgcatgcaaaatattactcatgcatattcagtagggatatcctgaaaaccaactgGCTATGGGGGCCCATAGGATTAGTTTGAGCACCCCGTGTTCTTGAGATCCCTCCGCGGGAGCAAGACACAAGGAGTCTTTGGCACCAGTATTTGACATCTTGAGATACCTCTGCGTTATTAAATTAGAAATAGTTCCAAGTAGAAATATTTGACTTCTAGAGTTTCCATTGTGGGAGcaaaagtcacaaggagtgtcaggtGTCATGGATCAGTGAAAAACACTGTGGAAGTGAATCACAAAGCACAATAGATAACTATTTGGTTTAAGGAGATTACATTGTGAGATCAAATCACAAGGAACAATGGGTGTTTTTGGATTAAGGAGACGGAATTGTTGGATTGAATCAAATGGCCCACTGGGTACTAGTATTTGTCTTCTAGATTTACCAGATGGGAGCAAGTCAAAAGCAGTGCCAGGTACTGGTATTGGGCTTCTAGATTTTCCAGTGTGAAAGAAAGTCAAAAGGTGTGATATGTATTAGATTTACAGAGTCAGGATGGATGCCAGTGTCTGATACAGAGGTCCAATTATGGATGAAAGCCCCTGAACAGGGATTAAGATACgaaggggggtgagagagtgaaagagatcAAATGAAAAATGGGAAGGGGAAGTTGATCCTGTAGAGTTCTTTCTTTAGAGAcagaaataaattataaaattcaTGAGGATTAAtggaaaaattaatagaaaatGAGTGAAAGTTACAAATTTCAGGAAACGGATGAAAGGGAAGTAAAGGGCAGTCAAGTAATTTAGAACAAATGTTAAAGACCAGGGGAAACGTTAGGCCGCACTAAAAAGGCTCCGACTGAAATGAATGGAGCAATGATCAGCAGGTTTCGGTTTACTTTTCTCTGAAACCAGAGCAGATGTATTTATATCCACGGATTCCTGGAGTCACACAAATGTTGCTGACACACTGACCTACTTTTTGGTTTCACCATTTTTAaagtaaatgattttttttttcattttaaaacttgCTGAATGTACTGAATAGCCACAGACCTTTGCACTGCCATTTTATTCTATGAAGTGATACTTTTTCCCATGGAAAATAACACCTGCAGAgctgaaaatgcaatctgtgtGTGTGGTATTTTTCTCCTCTAATTTATTCTCAACCCCAGGACCACCTTTTCCCAATGCAACTAAATGCATTGATGTTTTATAACAATGCGCATACCTAAAAGATGAATTGAGTAAAGGCATTTTAGCTGAACAATTTACAAATTTTAGCATGTCATTACATTGTTTTAATGTGACGCCttagccgcgattgttctgttacaatggaaaccgatatgatttgatatttttttcaagaatgtcggtatataaaaattctaaataaataaataaatacattgtaacAACCAATTTCTCTATTACAAAGATACTTTACTGATCTTGTACAAATTAAACTCTTTTGACAGGTGCTTGGGTTGACACCAATGCACTTTTCTTCTTCTCACTACTTTTTCAATGCCTAAACTTCACACAAGAGATATTGAACATGGAAAGCAAAAATCGAACCATTGTGACTGAAATCATTATCCTGGGGTTTGCTGAGATCCAGGGACTAAAAGGTTTTTTGTTCGGCTTATTCATGGTGATCTATGTGATGACTGTCTTGGAAAATGTGATCATTCTTGCTGTAATAAAGGATAACGGCCTCAGCCATGCTCCTATGTACTTCTTCCTAAGTAATTTTTCTTCCTTGGAAATCCTTTACACAACAGTCACAGTTCCAAAAATGCTTGAGAACATGCTGTCAAAAAGTAAACGTATTTCTCTTTCTGGCTGTATCGCACAagtatatttatttgtttcctttgtgTCCATAGAGTATTTCTTGTTGGCTGTAATGGCATATGATAGATACATAGCCATTTGCAATCCATTGCATTATTCAACAATAATGACCAGTAAGGTGTGCTCCATCCTAGCCTTTACATGCTGGTTTTGTGGTTTTCTATCTACAGTTGTCTCTATAATACTAATATCACAGCTGGATTTCTGTGGCCCCAATGTTATAAACCATTTCTTTTGTGATATTTCTCCATTGATAAGCTTGGCATGTGAAGATATTAGAGTCGTTGAAATAACAGACTTCATTGCTGCAATGATAGTATTATTGTCTTCTGTTGTGATAACTGTGATCTCCTACACGTACATTATATGTACTATCTTACGGATCCCTTCCAAAGCAGGGCGAAAGAAGGCCTTCTCCACTTGCGCCTCACACCTGGTGGTTGTCCTCATATTCTACATCACCACCATATTTACATACGCAAGGCCTCAAGCAATCCACTCCTTCGATCTGAACAAGTTTGTGTCTGCTCTGTATTCTATTGTGACCCCGATGTTCAATCCCTTTGTCTATACGTTGAGAAATAAAGATGTGAAAGATGCTTTGAGAAGATCGATTGCTAAACTCAAGATGAGCCTAATGTTTAAAAGGCCATCAGTAtttataaacagaataaaatgaGTGCAGTGACTGATACTTTGTACCTTCCTTTGATGGGTTCTACTTTATTCATACaaagctattattttatttatttatttattgtatttatagtctgcctttcagatgcttcaaagcagatttcattcaaGTACTCTGATAATGGTTATtagagaaaaaattattttccctGCAGCTTACAGATTGAGGGGCTTTAGCTTTTCTTTATTCTCGTATGCTTTTTGCTTCTTTAGTTGACTTTTATTTGCACATCTATTTGGAGGAACGgaggaattttattttattttttttttaatgttttctattTGTTTACATCCAACACCTCGTTCCACCCTCTTCTGTTACGCTTCATCCCCATGGTCTACCCCTGCTATGCCAGGTGTCATGTTTAACTTTTTCAGACCTCTTTGCTCGACCATGGAGGCACATGACACAGGTATgaaaacttagggggtcattttctaaggagttaccgcaggagataaattcgcaaatcgcgctaacagctctctctctctctctctctctcgttccgcgaatggcgaaaacatcgcgtgcggcgatgtttccccactgcaggaaaaatgccttatttgcataggacacgccccctcatgcgttaccactgcgatattggaaaatgaggcccttagtctacTAAAAGCCTGGGATTTTTACACCCTTAAGCAACTGAgttgaaagaacttaaaaaaaaacaaaaactaaacactaaaaggtgagtttttaaatcCGCAGTGCATTAATTGGGAGATGcgcaaataggggcagattttaaaacttgtgcgcgggcgcagatttgttcacgcaacccggcacgaacaaatctatgcccgattttataacatgcgctcgcagccgcgcgcatgttataaaatccagggtcggtgcgcgcaagggggtgcacaattgtgcaacttgcccgcgccgagctgcgcagcctgccttcgttccctccgaggccgctccgaaatcggagcggcctcggagagaactttccttccgcccccccctgcaccttcccctcccttcccctacctaacccgctcccagccctacctagaacccccccttactttgttgaagaagttacgcctgcctcccagcaggcgtaacttacgtgcgccagccgacggccagcccgcgatcccgggcacagcggcaaatggccactgttcctggatgctcaggccatgccccacccacccTCGGACCACCCCAGattgcccatgccccacccctttttgcaagccccgggacataggtTCGgcacgtgcgggggggggggggttaagggttacgcgagtaacttacgtgcgtaaaccttttaaaatccgccccataagtcAGGCTCGTATGCGCtgaccgtattttaaaaagcacccagatagGTGCGTAAATGGCACATCTTAAAACGTTTTGGAAAGGGGTGAGGTGTGAGTGTGGTATTGGCATGGGTGTGTTGAGGTCTGTGAAGAATCCAACAAAattattaatgtcctttaaacTTAAAACACTTTTATTGTATATTAGGCAAATGTGTCAGCATACCAATCTATTATATATTACCGTACCACCCTATCTACTGTATATACCTGCTCCCGCTAATACTGTACAAGTTATTCCCCCAGTTCTGATCccccctgggttttttttttgtaatttctctgttcagttccatgtaaaccgatatgatgtttcaacgaataccggtatagaaaatcatttaaataaacaaataaataaataaataaatatatacatttagccctacctcataagggcaattcatcaatgctataagcacattgTCTGGCATATTtgttctctctatttaaacccctgcttcttttctctgatccaagttattactcccttgttttattgtaactgcattccttagccttctcttgtttaatgttttttactactattattattattattattactaagatcaatgttattttttgccttttgttccctatccacttgttaattgtaaaccgacatgatgcgatatttatcgcgaatgccggtatagaaaaacttaaaataaataaataaatacatttaacagaAGCTTCAGGGTCCCCcaacacgggccatgtttcgaaaAACTGCATCAGAAGGGATCCTAGAGCAAGAGTGGTTAACCTCAGAACAACTGTAGGAAAACAAGTACAAGAAAAAGGACAAAGACGGCTGAACACACAAAATCATGATCAGGGCGCACATGTAAACgtagatacaatacaaatgctcgGAGACATATTGGTCGATAAGGAATTACAAATATAGTATATCAAAAAACTCATATCAAGAAAGTTATTTGCTTCAGAGGAAACCATATAAACCAGACGACATATAAATCAACACATAAAAGatcaacatatttaaaaataaaaaaaaatcagaaaatttaAATAACTGGACTTGCAAGGAGTTTCTGTGGTTTGACTGTGTTCATAGGAGGAGAGtaagacaacacaaaattatatcAACCActtcttgcttttatttatttatttttgtgttgaaaggaagagaggagacaCAAAGAGTGTCTGTGGAGTTTAGAGAATCTTTATAAATACAAGGAAAAGAGAATTAAGggcagtaatttaatttatattttttgtaggGTGAAGAAAGAGTAAGTAAGTGAGGATTAATGCCATAGTAGTAGCACAGACTTTGCCGACTGACTTAGATAATGGCATTTTTCCAAATGGTACCAAGATCAAAATTCTGAGAtctccaaatggaaaaaaaataatattgtaGAACTCTAAAGTCTTAAGTAACTCTGAAACTCTCAGATGGTTGCAGTGTTCCTTTCACTGTTGAatgcgatgtcctttcatgtTATATCTTCCTGTTATAACATGGTCTTTCCTTAGAATGTTTTCCTTCAATGCCAGAATTTGAGATATAGTATTATAGTTGCATGGTTGACTAAATCATGTATAATATCATATATCTATGTAATAAAACCTGACTAATTACTATACATGGTACTTGTGTTTCACATGTATGTATAAGGCATAttttatgcttttaaaatatgtggaCTACCTGCAACTTACATATGGCATACATGTTTCTGTTTGGTTCTTATCAATTAATTTCAGGTGCCATGAACTGGGTAAAACTACTGTGATATTGAAGGAGAGCATAGTCATCAGTTCAGTACTAAGAATTCAAGTAGATTACGTAGAAAGCAGTCTTTGGAGAGAGAAGTGAAGCCTATTCACATGAATCTATCTTCTCACTAACCTAGTTCAACATTGACTTCAAGACCCTTTATCAACGATCAGAAAATAAGAACGTCAATGCTTTGTCTATGTTGATTGCTGGTGGCATTCAGGTTTTTATATCACTGGGATCAGACAGAGACAGCTGTACAAAATCTGGAAATCTAGAAATGGGGAACATCCAATACACTTAAACTAAACCCCcattttacaatttttaataCACTGTTAACGACACTTCCCTTACAATAAAAACCTAGGTCTGCACCTCAAGTACCCTCCTGGATGCCAAACCATATGTGTCACTCTAAAGCACCACATGGATGGAGCACCTTCTACCACCTGCAGTGACTGAAGCAGATAAAACCATCCTTGTAGAGAGACACCCTGGCTACTCTGATTTAATGCATTTAATGCAtgcgtgttgccgtacggccggcgccattttgcacaaaatggcgccggccgtacggcaacacgattcgactgcaggaggtcgttccggacccccgctggacttttggcaagtcttgtgggagtcaggaggccccccaagcttgccaaaagtccctgggggtccagcgggggtctgggagcgatctcctacgctcctgccatcgggggacaaaaaaacaaaatggcgcaggcgctacctttgccctgtcatatgacaggtcaaaggtagcgccggcgccatttctacaatgcacaggaggtccgagagtaaaagatcacaccgggacccttcctctggaccccaggtaatttaaggcattttgggggggttcgggagggtgggggatttattttaaagggtcggggtggg
Protein-coding regions in this window:
- the LOC115077274 gene encoding olfactory receptor 6Y1-like produces the protein MESKNRTIVTEIIILGFAEIQGLKGFLFGLFMVIYVMTVLENVIILAVIKDNGLSHAPMYFFLSNFSSLEILYTTVTVPKMLENMLSKSKRISLSGCIAQVYLFVSFVSIEYFLLAVMAYDRYIAICNPLHYSTIMTSKVCSILAFTCWFCGFLSTVVSIILISQLDFCGPNVINHFFCDISPLISLACEDIRVVEITDFIAAMIVLLSSVVITVISYTYIICTILRIPSKAGRKKAFSTCASHLVVVLIFYITTIFTYARPQAIHSFDLNKFVSALYSIVTPMFNPFVYTLRNKDVKDALRRSIAKLKMSLMFKRPSVFINRIK